From the genome of Rhizobium binae, one region includes:
- a CDS encoding LysR family transcriptional regulator ArgP, giving the protein MLDYPALRAVATVVQTGSFERAATALNVTPSAVSQRVKQLEERLGVVLVVRGTPCTATEKGEWLCRHMENVGMLEAELFGHLPALVDPDEPRQRVTLQIATNADSLGTWFVEAISNFARSSSYLLNIAVDDQDHTAEWLQRGRVIAAVTSLEKPIRGCRRFALGVLRYHATATPDFVAGHFPQGVTAEAIRNAPALTFSQKDRLQSTWVHKIFGRDLDYPTHWLPSPQSFVEASLSGMGWGMNPTQLTREHLASGRLVELVPDTPLDVPLYWQINRFAADRLAELTREVINVAGRNLGKDGSKTDSPGI; this is encoded by the coding sequence ATGCTCGACTACCCCGCCCTCCGTGCCGTCGCGACCGTCGTCCAGACAGGCAGCTTCGAACGCGCCGCCACCGCGCTGAACGTCACCCCCTCGGCCGTTTCGCAGCGCGTCAAGCAGCTCGAGGAGCGTCTCGGCGTTGTGCTCGTCGTTCGAGGCACTCCGTGCACGGCAACCGAAAAGGGAGAATGGTTGTGCCGCCATATGGAAAATGTCGGTATGCTCGAAGCCGAGCTCTTCGGCCATCTGCCCGCGCTCGTTGACCCCGACGAGCCACGCCAAAGGGTGACGCTCCAGATCGCCACCAATGCCGACAGTCTCGGCACCTGGTTCGTGGAAGCCATCTCGAACTTCGCCAGAAGCTCTTCCTATTTGTTGAATATCGCGGTCGACGATCAGGATCACACCGCCGAATGGCTGCAGCGCGGGCGCGTCATCGCGGCCGTCACCAGCCTGGAAAAGCCGATAAGGGGATGCCGGCGTTTCGCGCTTGGCGTTTTGCGCTATCATGCAACGGCAACACCCGATTTCGTCGCCGGTCACTTTCCGCAGGGTGTGACCGCCGAGGCGATCCGCAACGCCCCGGCTCTGACTTTCAGCCAGAAGGACAGGCTGCAGAGTACGTGGGTCCACAAAATCTTCGGACGCGATCTCGACTATCCCACCCATTGGCTCCCCTCGCCGCAAAGCTTCGTCGAGGCGAGCTTGTCAGGCATGGGATGGGGAATGAATCCGACTCAGCTGACCCGCGAGCATCTTGCATCGGGGCGACTGGTGGAGCTGGTGCCGGACACGCCGCTGGATGTGCCCCTATACTGGCAGATAAACCGCTTTGCCGCCGACCGGCTGGCGGAGTTGACACGCGAAGTTATCAACGTCGCAGGGCGCAATCTCGGAAAAGACGGGTCGAAAACCGATTCCCCAGGCATTTGA
- a CDS encoding peroxiredoxin-like family protein — translation MGDQKRPLQPGDSAPAFALATANLDGTVSLADLSGRPFLIGFFRGLHCPFCRRQVEQLASVQPTLRAAGVETVAVINTPVERARLYFRHRPTPVTLLCDPDCRTHRAYGVPYGEFLPDGSSEPSEWPYGATMAQFQAARINPTGELPEPLHPMEANAILNAKDRFELDESDNAIFEKHATQLVGHFLVDANGTISWAQIEALDGPNSLCIFPTAAEIIAAASSLGR, via the coding sequence ATGGGAGACCAGAAGCGCCCGCTGCAGCCTGGAGATTCGGCGCCCGCGTTCGCGCTGGCGACGGCCAACCTCGACGGAACGGTCTCGCTCGCCGACTTGAGCGGTCGCCCGTTCTTGATCGGCTTCTTTCGCGGGCTGCACTGCCCGTTCTGCCGGCGTCAGGTAGAACAGCTCGCCAGCGTGCAGCCGACCCTGCGCGCCGCCGGGGTGGAGACGGTGGCCGTTATCAACACGCCGGTGGAACGCGCCCGCCTGTATTTCCGTCACCGGCCGACGCCGGTAACGCTTCTGTGCGACCCAGACTGCCGAACACATCGCGCCTACGGCGTGCCGTATGGCGAGTTCTTGCCCGATGGCAGCAGCGAACCGTCCGAATGGCCATACGGCGCGACGATGGCGCAATTCCAAGCGGCACGCATCAATCCGACGGGCGAGCTGCCGGAACCGCTACACCCGATGGAAGCCAACGCGATCCTCAACGCCAAGGACCGCTTCGAGCTTGATGAATCCGATAACGCAATATTCGAAAAACACGCTACCCAACTCGTCGGGCACTTCCTGGTCGACGCGAACGGCACCATCAGTTGGGCACAAATCGAAGCGCTCGACGGGCCGAACAGCCTGTGCATCTTCCCGACCGCGGCGGAGATCATCGCCGCCGCCAGCAGCCTCGGACGCTAA
- a CDS encoding entericidin domain-containing protein — MTTTAKIAAAFMVLLALSSCGNTIRGIGKDTASAVNATQDAGRSVDRAAKK, encoded by the coding sequence ATGACGACAACGGCCAAAATTGCCGCAGCTTTCATGGTTCTTCTCGCGCTTTCCTCCTGCGGCAACACGATCCGCGGCATTGGAAAAGATACGGCGAGCGCCGTCAACGCCACACAGGATGCCGGCCGCTCGGTCGATCGCGCTGCGAAGAAGTGA
- a CDS encoding MgtC/SapB family protein, with protein MPSFLTDSMPLTPSWWEIAARIALTVIAGGLIGLDRERGGHAAGFRTTILVALAACLAMVQANLLLSTYGKTFSYFTQMDVLRFPLGVLTGVGFLGGGAILRRGDMMTGVTTAATLWFMTVVGLCFGGGQIVTGTVATAVAFIVLSPMKRLDTWLTCERKATLVIHSSEADVPDLSEVLNPLGCRALFVSYGPTSDGRTGLTFELRWMAKDREASSRALLDALSVYDVAGFSMQSTTT; from the coding sequence ATGCCTTCGTTCCTGACCGATAGCATGCCGCTGACGCCGAGCTGGTGGGAAATCGCCGCGCGGATCGCACTGACGGTGATCGCAGGCGGCCTTATCGGGCTCGATCGCGAGCGCGGTGGCCATGCAGCCGGCTTCAGGACGACAATCCTCGTAGCGCTCGCCGCCTGCTTGGCAATGGTCCAGGCAAATCTTCTTCTGTCGACTTACGGAAAAACCTTCAGCTACTTCACGCAGATGGACGTACTGCGCTTCCCTCTCGGTGTCCTGACGGGCGTTGGCTTCCTCGGCGGCGGGGCGATCCTCAGGCGCGGCGACATGATGACCGGCGTCACCACCGCGGCGACCCTGTGGTTCATGACGGTGGTCGGCCTCTGCTTCGGAGGCGGCCAGATTGTCACCGGAACGGTGGCGACGGCTGTCGCCTTCATCGTCCTGTCGCCGATGAAGCGGCTGGACACGTGGCTGACCTGCGAACGCAAGGCAACGCTCGTCATCCACAGCTCCGAAGCCGATGTACCCGACCTGTCGGAGGTGCTGAACCCCTTGGGATGCCGTGCCCTGTTTGTTTCATACGGGCCAACGAGCGACGGCCGGACAGGCCTGACATTCGAGCTAAGATGGATGGCAAAGGACCGCGAGGCGTCGTCCCGGGCACTTCTGGACGCGCTTTCCGTCTATGACGTTGCGGGTTTCTCGATGCAATCGACGACGACCTGA
- the greA gene encoding transcription elongation factor GreA, producing the protein MAVAFTKEESFETASETLLPDRPVSPYPNLVTEAGLKALELQFQQAREAYDAANTIEDVNERRRHAANPLRDLRYLAARLRTAQLMPYPTSADVVAFGSTVTFRRDDGRVQTYRLVGEDEADPKAGSISYVSPVARLLMGKAAGDAVEADGHELEIVAIA; encoded by the coding sequence ATGGCCGTTGCCTTCACCAAGGAAGAGAGTTTCGAAACCGCGTCGGAAACCCTATTGCCGGACCGCCCCGTTTCCCCGTACCCAAATCTCGTTACGGAAGCGGGATTGAAGGCTCTCGAACTGCAATTCCAGCAGGCGCGCGAGGCCTATGATGCGGCGAACACCATTGAAGACGTGAATGAACGGCGGCGGCATGCTGCCAATCCGTTGCGTGATCTCCGCTACTTGGCGGCAAGACTTCGCACTGCCCAGTTGATGCCTTACCCCACGTCAGCCGACGTAGTTGCCTTCGGCAGCACCGTGACCTTCCGCCGTGACGACGGGCGCGTGCAAACGTATCGGCTAGTCGGAGAGGACGAGGCCGATCCCAAGGCCGGATCGATTTCCTACGTCTCGCCGGTGGCGCGGCTTTTGATGGGCAAGGCTGCCGGGGACGCGGTGGAGGCGGACGGCCACGAGTTGGAGATCGTCGCTATCGCATAG
- a CDS encoding hypervirulence associated TUDOR domain-containing protein: MSKQLKKGDEVSWDTSQGKTDGKVVRKQTSPTKIKGHKVKASAAEPQYIVESDKSGKRAAHRPDELSKL, translated from the coding sequence ATGTCCAAGCAATTGAAAAAAGGCGATGAAGTGAGCTGGGATACCAGCCAGGGAAAGACCGACGGCAAGGTGGTCAGGAAGCAGACTAGCCCGACCAAAATCAAGGGTCACAAGGTGAAGGCGTCGGCGGCGGAGCCGCAATATATCGTCGAAAGCGATAAATCGGGAAAACGAGCGGCGCACAGGCCCGACGAACTCAGCAAGCTTTGA
- a CDS encoding DUF3008 family protein: MPAKSKAQQKAAGAALSAKRGETPKKELKGASRQMVESMSERQLEEFASTKRKGKPEHAAK; encoded by the coding sequence ATGCCAGCCAAGTCCAAGGCCCAGCAGAAGGCAGCAGGCGCAGCACTCTCGGCCAAGCGTGGCGAGACGCCCAAAAAAGAACTGAAGGGCGCTTCGAGGCAGATGGTCGAGTCCATGAGCGAAAGGCAGTTGGAGGAATTCGCCTCGACCAAGAGAAAGGGCAAGCCCGAACACGCCGCCAAATAG
- a CDS encoding nitrilase-related carbon-nitrogen hydrolase, giving the protein MENFRSLSRTIGRPLIWAAQEAELRAIAELCGKLRIFAVVGGAHRLSNGHPPHNSLYVLSESGALITRYDKRFLSNSQLGGWYTPGTQPIIFEVDS; this is encoded by the coding sequence ATGGAAAATTTCAGATCCTTGAGCAGGACGATTGGCAGACCTTTGATTTGGGCGGCTCAAGAGGCCGAGCTTCGCGCCATCGCCGAGCTTTGCGGGAAACTTCGCATTTTTGCGGTTGTCGGCGGAGCACATCGGCTCTCCAATGGTCATCCTCCCCACAACAGTCTCTATGTCCTCTCTGAGAGTGGCGCCCTAATCACCAGATACGACAAAAGGTTTCTGTCGAATTCGCAACTGGGCGGCTGGTATACACCTGGAACACAACCGATCATCTTCGAAGTGGACAGCTAA
- a CDS encoding LysR family transcriptional regulator, whose product MIWGYRSEKLKDATMSLPFRRPIPLLDNDVLRTFVAIAETGNFSTAAEAVFRTPSAVSMQIKKLEEQLGATLFLRDARSVTLTRHGEMLLSYARNILALSNEAVSRFIMPELTGVVRLGAPEDIGERLLPRILKSFAESYPGIMVDVTIDMSVGLKKRMEEQRLDLALINCATRPFPTGGEVVFRERLVWAGARCGSAHRRDPLPISIWEDGCIWRQEALAQLERNKRPYRVAYLSGHTMAQRAAVLSDLAIAPLPLSYVSEDMAILGLQEGLPELGSFDIRLLTAAQVSGPIETVADSIRGAFAERAKAVAA is encoded by the coding sequence ATGATATGGGGTTATAGATCAGAAAAATTGAAAGATGCGACGATGAGCCTACCCTTTCGCCGTCCCATTCCTTTGCTTGACAACGATGTGCTGCGGACGTTCGTCGCCATCGCCGAAACGGGCAATTTTTCCACCGCCGCCGAAGCGGTTTTCCGCACGCCGTCGGCAGTCTCCATGCAGATCAAGAAGCTCGAGGAACAGCTCGGCGCGACGCTGTTTTTGCGAGACGCCCGGTCGGTGACGCTGACGCGTCATGGCGAGATGCTGCTCTCCTACGCCCGCAACATCCTGGCGCTGTCGAACGAGGCGGTATCCCGCTTCATCATGCCGGAGCTGACCGGCGTCGTCAGGCTTGGCGCGCCCGAAGATATCGGCGAGCGGCTGCTGCCGAGAATTCTAAAGAGCTTTGCCGAAAGCTATCCCGGCATCATGGTCGACGTGACGATCGACATGAGCGTCGGGCTCAAGAAGCGCATGGAGGAGCAGCGGCTCGATCTGGCGCTGATCAACTGCGCCACGCGGCCGTTTCCGACCGGCGGCGAAGTGGTGTTCCGCGAGCGGCTGGTCTGGGCCGGCGCCCGCTGCGGTTCGGCCCATCGCCGCGATCCCCTGCCGATCTCGATCTGGGAGGACGGCTGCATCTGGCGCCAGGAGGCGCTCGCCCAACTCGAACGCAACAAACGGCCTTATCGCGTCGCCTATCTCAGCGGCCACACGATGGCGCAGCGCGCCGCCGTGCTCTCTGATCTTGCCATCGCGCCGCTGCCGCTTTCCTATGTCAGCGAGGACATGGCGATCCTCGGCCTGCAGGAAGGACTGCCGGAGCTCGGCTCCTTCGATATCCGGCTGCTGACCGCCGCGCAGGTGTCGGGCCCGATCGAGACGGTGGCCGACAGCATCCGCGGCGCTTTTGCCGAAAGAGCGAAGGCCGTCGCCGCCTGA
- a CDS encoding LysE/ArgO family amino acid transporter has translation MNFSIYFTGLMMGLSLIVAIGAQNAFILRQGLRNEHIFVVCFACALSDAVLIVLGVTSLQQIARLLPWLDPVMRYGGAAFLAWYGAKSLFSALRSNAALAEAEARTAGFRQTLATCLALTWLNPHVYLDTVVLLGTISTRYPGHQASFAAGAVTGSFLFFFSLGYGATRLRPIFSKPSSWRMLETLVAATMWIIAFKLIGGM, from the coding sequence ATGAATTTTTCAATCTATTTTACCGGCCTGATGATGGGCCTCAGCCTGATTGTCGCGATCGGCGCCCAGAATGCCTTCATCCTGCGCCAGGGCTTGCGCAACGAGCATATCTTTGTCGTCTGCTTCGCATGCGCACTGTCCGACGCCGTGCTGATCGTGCTCGGGGTCACCAGCCTGCAGCAGATCGCCAGGCTCCTGCCCTGGCTCGACCCGGTCATGCGCTACGGAGGAGCCGCGTTTCTCGCCTGGTATGGAGCAAAAAGCCTCTTTTCCGCCTTGCGGTCGAACGCCGCTCTCGCGGAGGCCGAAGCCAGAACGGCAGGCTTCAGGCAGACGCTAGCGACCTGCCTTGCGCTCACCTGGCTCAACCCGCATGTGTATCTCGACACGGTCGTGCTGCTCGGCACGATCTCGACGCGTTATCCGGGGCACCAGGCTTCCTTTGCCGCAGGCGCCGTGACCGGTTCCTTCCTGTTCTTCTTCTCCCTCGGATATGGCGCGACACGGCTGCGGCCGATCTTCTCGAAGCCCTCGTCCTGGCGAATGTTGGAAACGCTGGTCGCTGCGACGATGTGGATCATAGCCTTCAAGCTCATCGGCGGAATGTGA
- a CDS encoding DUF2171 domain-containing protein has protein sequence MISADQIREHMEVLTADGTHVGTVDHLDGPTRIKLTKSDSEDGKHHLIPLDWVDHVDAHVHLSKNARDVRSQWATIN, from the coding sequence ATGATTTCTGCAGATCAGATTCGCGAACATATGGAAGTGCTGACGGCCGATGGCACGCATGTCGGGACGGTGGATCATCTCGACGGTCCCACCCGCATCAAGCTGACCAAGAGCGACTCGGAAGATGGCAAGCATCATCTGATTCCGCTCGACTGGGTCGACCATGTCGACGCTCACGTTCATCTATCGAAGAACGCCAGGGATGTCCGCAGCCAGTGGGCCACCATCAACTGA